The DNA sequence AGAAGATTACAGATCTCATCATCGGATTGGAAGATGAAAAAGGATTCTCCCCATCTTTTGTCTATAATCTTTACAATGGCTATCTTCAGAATGATGATGTAAATGTACTGGTATATCATGCTGCACAACCACTTTCCACGATAAAAAAATATGCAGTGATGATTCCTGAGAATGCAGATAAGGATGCCGGATTCTTCCATGCATTGCTCAGAGTATGGAATATTGCCAGAAATTCAGGAGCTACAATTGTTTTTTATGCCCCTGAAAACATCATTGATATTCTGCAGAAAATCATGAAGAAAGCCAGCATAGAAGCAGAATTTATCATTATGAGTACATGGCAGGATGGTGAAAGAACCGCTGCCCAGCTGAAAGATGATGAAGCCTTAATTATTTTGATGGCAAAACGAGGCATGAAATCCTATATTCCAAGAATGAGACTGATCCCTGAACTACTGAACAGGAATCTGAAAGACAATAACTACCTCCTGATCTTCCCTTTCTCTGAATATGACAAAAACAGCCCGGAAATACGTTCTGTAGGAAATCACGGGGATTTTGTGGAGATTGGAAATGTGATTCAGAAGATATTTAAATAAAAGGAATTTAGATAGGCTGGAAGCAAGAAGAGGGATGCTGGAAGTTATCTAAGTATGAATTAATCATTTTTTATCAAATTATCAATCAATTTGAGTCATGAATAGGATCGGGCTTTAGCCCGATATAAACCACATCAATACATTTGGCTTTAGCCGAAATCTAAATTATGTTTTGGCTAAAGCCAATTGATTTGATAATTATTTTTTAAACGGGCTGAAGCCCGTTCCTATTGAATTGATATAACAAAATAAAGGGAGCCGTTTCAATTTAAAAACGGCTCCCTTTATTTATTTTAAAATGATTTTACTCAGAAATTACTCTTACCATTCCCTTTACCATCACAAGCTTTTCCATCAACTCTTCTCTGGAATCTGCAAGAACATTGATGTGTCCCATTTTTCTTCCGGGTTTGGTTTCGGTTTTCCCGTATAAATGGATGTAGGTTTCTGGTAACTTAAGAATATCTTCCATTCCTTCATAGACTACTTTTCCGGCATATCCTTCTGCTCCTACCAGATTCAGCATTCCGCTGTAAGTGATGGCATCGGTATCTGCTAGGGGTAAGTTTTTTACCACACGGTACATTTGCTCAAACTGAGAATTCGTATTTCCTTCCTGGCTCTGATGTCCTGAATTGTGAAGTCTTGGTGCGGTTTCATTCACCCATATTTTACCTTCCTTGTCAAGGAACAATTCAATAGCAAACAATCCCGGAGAGTTCACTGCATTCAGGAATTTCTCTGTAATGGAATCAATCTGATTCTGAACATCTTCTGTCAGAAGAACCGGACATACATTGAAATCCAACAGATTCAGCTTTGGATCGGCAACCATTTCCGTTACCGGGAAAATATTGGTTTCTCCTTTTTCATTTCTTGCTACAATGACGGAAAGCTCTTTTTCAATATCTACAAGGCTTTCAATTACTGAAGCTTCTGTCCATAAATGCTGATAATCTTCTTCCGTTTTGATCACCTGTACTCCTTTTCCATCATATCCGCCTGTATTCATTTTCTGAACAAATGGCAATGGCATGATAATTTTCTCATCACTGTTCCATACTACCTGAAATTCCGGGCTTGGGATGTCATGAGTTTTATAAAATTCTTTCTGAAGGATCTTTTGCTGGATTGTTTTGATGATACTGGCATTAGGAACAACTTTTATTCCCTGTTTTTCAAGTTCTGCCAATGCATCAGCATTTACATGTTCTATTTCAATGGTTACAACATCCTTGTCTTTACCGAAGTTCAAAACCGTGTCATAGTCATTAAAATTTCCCTGTGTAAAATGCGAGATATTATGACATGGCGCATCAGAAGCCGGATCCAGAGTATAAAACTCGTCATCATACTTCAGTGCACTTTGTATCAGCATTCTTCCCAGCTGTCCGCCTCCCAGAATTCCTATTTTCATTTTTTATTTTTATTAGATTTACTTCTTATTGAATTTTATCGATTTTTAAATACCCAAGTCCCATCGGGTTTTCCTGATTTTCTGCATCAGATTTTTTAAGAACGATAGAATATTTTTCTTTCATACTGGCAGGAAGAATATCGCTCACATTGAAAATATCATCAATATCTACCCCATGCTTATCATCAATATGGCTTACAGCGCCTTCAAATCCCATGGTCTGATAAAATTCGGTAGCTTTTGCTCTTTTTACAATCTCTCCCATAGACTGTCCTACCATTAAGTGCTGCTCATGGAATTCTTCAAAGAAACCCGGCTTATAACCTCCCAGATTGAGAAAAAACAACTGATCTTCTGATGACTTCTCTCCTTTCTCTACAATTTCCACTTCATAGCCATCAGCAAATTTTACTTCCTGATAGCAATCCAGGTGAATTTTACCCTCTGCTTCCTTCCAAAACTCTTTCATATCCGGAATTAAATCTTTAAGATTCTCTGCTATTCCGAAGAAAACATCGTGCTGCTCAATATTTCTTCCTTTAGGAGTTGCCCCAAGGATAACATAAAATAATTTCATTACATTTTTCATGCATACAAAAATACGTTAAATTTATCTTTTTCAAATGTTTGGCAGACTACTACAATAATTTTATATTTGTAACATTATTTGTAGTATGTCAGAAATCATCATACTCTTCCTTGGCGCAATTTCCGCTGGTCTTTTAGGTTCACTTACGGGTTTAGGAGGAGGAGTTATTATCATTCCTTTATTAACGCTGGGATTCGGCGTTCCAATGCATTATGCTATCGGTGCTTCACTTATTTCTGTGATCGGGACATCTTCCGGTGCGGCCGTGGCTTTCGTCAAAGAAGGCTTTACCAATATGAGAATCGGGATGTTTCTCGAAATTGCTACCACAGCAGGAGCTATTGTGGGTGCTCTGGTTTCGGGGATGCTTAACCCCAATACGATCGGAATTATTTTCGCCAGTATTCTTCTTTTAACGGTTATTTTAAATCTTAAGGGTAAACCTGATCACCAGGAACCTTTGGTAAAAGGAAGTCTGGAAGAGAAACTGAAGCTATACGGAACATTCCCTGATAAAGGAGTATTGAAAAACTATTCTGCAAGAAATACAGTTCCGGGATTTTTGATGATGATGTTTGCAGGTGCAATGTCCGGACTTTTAGGAATAGGCTCCGGAGCGTTGAAGGTATTGGCAATGGACAATATGATGAAACTGCCTTTCAAGGTATCTACAACAACAAGTAACTTTATGATTGGGGTAACGGCTGTAGCCAGTGCACTGATCTATTTCCAGAGAGGAGAAATTATTCCTGTGATTGTGGCTCCGGTTTTAATTGGAGTTGTCATCGGAAGTTTTATAGGTTCAAAAACGCTGATGGTATCAAAAACCAAAAAATTAAAAGTATTTTTTGCTATTGTAATTACCATTCTGTCTATTTACATGATGTATAACGGTATCAACAAAAGCTTCAGATAATGAAAAAGAATTTCACAGATGTAGATCTGAACCGTTCTGTAGGAAACCTTTTGAGACTGGGTGTTATTCTTTCTGTGGCAACATCCCTGATTGGTTTTATCAAGTTATTTTTTGAAGGTTTTAAAATGCCTGAAAAATATACCAGCCTTGTAGTAGGAACCTCTTCTGAAAAAGTATGGGGACATTTCTGGGATTCTCTGTGTAAGGGAGAAGGTACAGCTATTATTCAGCTGGGTATTCTTTTATTGATCTTTACTCCTCTGATGAGAATTGTTTTTGCTTTAATAGGCTATTTAAAAGAAAAAGACTACGTATATGTAGTCATTTCTTCAATCGTTTTAGCAATTATGGCAGTGAGTTTCTTTGCAGGATACGCCCACTAATTTTACATTTCATAAAACTCTAACGGCAACTGATCGGGATCCTGGGTAAAGAAAAACTCTTTTCCCGTGAATTCATCTATGCGGATTTCTTCACAGTTTAAACCTTTCCCAATCAGTTCATTTCTTTTTTCTGTAACATTTTCAACAGAAAAAGCAAGATGTCTTAAACCACATGCTTCAGGGCGTGAGGGGCGTTGTGGAGGATTAGGAAAAGAAAACAGCTCAATCACATAATGATCC is a window from the Chryseobacterium indologenes genome containing:
- a CDS encoding DUF1543 domain-containing protein, with the protein product MKLFYVILGATPKGRNIEQHDVFFGIAENLKDLIPDMKEFWKEAEGKIHLDCYQEVKFADGYEVEIVEKGEKSSEDQLFFLNLGGYKPGFFEEFHEQHLMVGQSMGEIVKRAKATEFYQTMGFEGAVSHIDDKHGVDIDDIFNVSDILPASMKEKYSIVLKKSDAENQENPMGLGYLKIDKIQ
- a CDS encoding 5-(carboxyamino)imidazole ribonucleotide synthase, which produces MKIGILGGGQLGRMLIQSALKYDDEFYTLDPASDAPCHNISHFTQGNFNDYDTVLNFGKDKDVVTIEIEHVNADALAELEKQGIKVVPNASIIKTIQQKILQKEFYKTHDIPSPEFQVVWNSDEKIIMPLPFVQKMNTGGYDGKGVQVIKTEEDYQHLWTEASVIESLVDIEKELSVIVARNEKGETNIFPVTEMVADPKLNLLDFNVCPVLLTEDVQNQIDSITEKFLNAVNSPGLFAIELFLDKEGKIWVNETAPRLHNSGHQSQEGNTNSQFEQMYRVVKNLPLADTDAITYSGMLNLVGAEGYAGKVVYEGMEDILKLPETYIHLYGKTETKPGRKMGHINVLADSREELMEKLVMVKGMVRVISE
- the gloA2 gene encoding SMU1112c/YaeR family gloxylase I-like metalloprotein, whose protein sequence is MKIHHIAIICSDYAVSKKFYTEILNLNIIREVYREERQSYKLDLAIGDHYVIELFSFPNPPQRPSRPEACGLRHLAFSVENVTEKRNELIGKGLNCEEIRIDEFTGKEFFFTQDPDQLPLEFYEM
- a CDS encoding DUF1634 domain-containing protein — its product is MKKNFTDVDLNRSVGNLLRLGVILSVATSLIGFIKLFFEGFKMPEKYTSLVVGTSSEKVWGHFWDSLCKGEGTAIIQLGILLLIFTPLMRIVFALIGYLKEKDYVYVVISSIVLAIMAVSFFAGYAH
- a CDS encoding sulfite exporter TauE/SafE family protein; this translates as MSEIIILFLGAISAGLLGSLTGLGGGVIIIPLLTLGFGVPMHYAIGASLISVIGTSSGAAVAFVKEGFTNMRIGMFLEIATTAGAIVGALVSGMLNPNTIGIIFASILLLTVILNLKGKPDHQEPLVKGSLEEKLKLYGTFPDKGVLKNYSARNTVPGFLMMMFAGAMSGLLGIGSGALKVLAMDNMMKLPFKVSTTTSNFMIGVTAVASALIYFQRGEIIPVIVAPVLIGVVIGSFIGSKTLMVSKTKKLKVFFAIVITILSIYMMYNGINKSFR